From Gemmatimonadota bacterium:
ACACCCTGGCCGTGGGCTGTCCCTTCTGCGCCAGGATGATGAACGACGCCAACAAGCGGGCCGGCGAACCCATGCGGGTCCGGGATATCGCCGAAATCGTGGCGGAATCCATTCAAGACGAGCAGGGAGCGAACGCACCATGACGACCGTTAGCGAACGCATGGTCTTCCTGGACGGATCCAGGCTGATCATCGAGGCGATGGCCCGGGCCGGCGCGGGCGCCTACATCGGATATCCCATCACGCCCGTCAACTGGCTCTTCGCGGGCGCCAAGCAGCGCATCCCCATCGCCCTCGAGGCGCCGGACGAGATCACGGCGCTGCAATGGGCCGCCGGATTCTCCTCATCGGGCGTGTTCCCCGTCACGGCCTCCGCTTTTCCCGGTTTCGCCCTGATGATCGAATCGATCAACATGTCCTTCATGATGGAACTGCCCATGGTCATCATTCTCGCCCAGCGACTGGGACCGAGCACCGGGTCGGCCACGACGGGCGGCCAGGGGGACCTGCTCCTGCTCCGGGGATGCATCTCGGGCGGGTATTCGCTTCCGGTTTTCTGCCCTTCGAACCTGAACGACTGCTGGGACATGGCCGCGGCCAGCGTGCACACGGCGGTAAACCTCCGCACCCCGGTCGTATTGCTGACCTCGAAGGAAATGGTCATGACCAACCAGAACCTGGACATTTCCGGCCTGAAGGAAATCGAGCGCGCGGAACGCCACATGCACGAAGGGAACGGGGAATACAAGACCTACGGGGCAAATGGCAACCTGGCGCCGCCCTTTCTGCCCCTGGGCAACGACCTGCACCAGGTCCGGTTGAATTCATCGACGCACGACATGGAAGGCATCACGCAGAAGAACAGTCCCGAGGCCCTCGGCAATACCGAGCGGCTCAAGGACAAGGTCGAACAGAACCTCGATGACTATACTTATTACGACCATGATCGGGACGAAAGCGCCGATACGGTCATCCTGACCTACGGCATCTCGGCGGAGGCCGCCAGGGAGGCCGTCGTCCTGCTGAGAGCGGGCGGCGAATCCGTATCGCTCCTGGTCATGAAGACATTGCTGCCCGTACCGCCTCGCATCTACGAACTGCTCGCGAAATACCGGCACGTCGTCGTCGTCGAGGAGAACATCGTCGGCCTGCTGCGGGAACTGCTCTACGGTAACCATCAGCACGACCGGGTCCACGGCGTCAACAAAATCGGCCACATGATCACCCCGCAGGAGATCTCGGAAGGAGTAAGGCAATGCAGGAAACCATCCTGAACGACCTGAAAATGCCCTACTGCCCGGGCTGTGGTCATACCGTTGCCAACAAGTCCATGAGCAAGGCCCTGGCGGACATGGACGTACATCCCCTCGACGTCATCGTGGTGAGCGACATCGGCTGCACGGGACTCGTGGACCCGCTGCTGACCTGTCATACCATCCACGGGCTCCACGGCCGGGCGGTCGCTCTGGCCATGGGTATCCGCATGGGACTCGAGCATCCGGACAAGAAGATCATCGCCCTGCAGGGAGACGGCGGCGCCACGATCGGACTGCAGCACCTGCTCGAGGCGGCCCGGCACAACCTGGACCTCACCCTCGTCGTGCAGAACAACATGGTCTACGGCATGACGGGCGGCCAGACCAGCGGGCTGTCCTCCACCGAGTTCAAGGAACCTGACCGGCCCGAGTCGGCCGTGCCGGGGTACGACATCTGCGCGCTGGCCCACAACGCCGGCGCGGCCTACACCGCGCGGACGTTTATCGGCAAGGATACGGCCGAACTTTGGAAGGAGGCCCTTTCCACGCCGGGGTTCTCGCTGATCGAGATCGTTGAAATGTGCCCGGCGTACGGTATGCGGAAGGTCCAGGAACTCCACGATACGGCGGACTACGAAAGTGTGGTGACGAGGAACACGCGCGCGGTCGGCTTGCCGCACAAGATGTCCGGCCGCTCCCTCCTGGATGGTTTGAAACCGATCGAACACACCTGCGAGGCGCCGCTCGACGGCCGGCTGGAAATCATCGTAGCGGGGTCGGCCGGCGAGGCCATCCAGTCCGCGGGAGACCTGCTCTCCACGGCGGGCATTACCGCCGGCCTTTCCGCCACCAAAAAGGGCGACTATCCCATCACCATCGGAACCGGGTTCTCCGTGGCGGAGGTGATCCTTTCCCGGCAGCCGATCCACTACACCGGGATCGACTGTCCCCACATTATGATCGTCATATCGCAGGACGGACTGGACAAGGTGCGGTCCCGCATCGGCGAACACACCCTGGTGATCGCGGACACGAAACTCGGCCCCGAGCTTGCGGGGCTGGCCAGACCGAACGGTGCCGCCAGACCGAACGGTGCCGCCGGGCCGAACGGTACGCCGGGTCCGAACGGTGCGAATGGTCCGAACGGTCCGTCCAACCTGGTGACCCGCGACTTCAGAAAGACGGGCGGTTTAAAAGGCGCCGCCCTGGCCGCCATCGCCCACTGGCTCCAGGACAACGGGTTTCTGCCCATCGAAGCCCTTATCGAAGCCGCCGGCCGCCACAAGCACGGCGACAAGATGAAGGTCATCATCGACAAGGCCATCGCGGCCTAGCGGCAATTACTTACCCAGGACACCGGTAATCCTCTTTGCGCATCGTCTTCTTCGATATCGACAGTCTGAGGCCCGACCACCTGGGTTGCTACGGTTATGGCCGGCCAACCTCCCCCGCCATCGACGAGATCGCCGCGCAGGGCATGCGTTTCGACCGGTACTACTGCGCGGACTCTCCCTGCATGCCGTCGAGGCACGGATGGATCACCGGCCGTTTCGGGATCAACAACGGCGTGGTGACCCACGGCGGTCCCGCCTCGAAGCTGCATATCCTGGAACAGCGGTACGGCGGGCCCGACGAGCGGAACCAGCTGGTCCAGAGAAGACTGCGCCAGCACGTCTACGACACGGTCTGCTTCTCTAATTTCCCCACCCGGCACTGCGCGACCTGGTTCGGGCTGGGTTGGTCGGAGTTCCATTCGCCCAACCTGAAGACGGGATCGGAGACGGCGGACGAAGTCAACGAGGCCGTGCTTCGCTGGATCGCCGCGAACGGCGGCCGGGACGATTTCCTGCTGTACATCAACTACTGGGACCCGCACCGGGTCTACGAAGCGCCCCGCGACGGGTTCGACCGCATGGCGGCCCAACCGCCGGCGGTGGACTGGCCCGACGAAGAAGCGATACGCGGCCACCAGGATATCGACGGATGGTTTACCGCGTCCCACCTCTTTCCCGGGGACCGGCCGAGCCCCACGGCGAACATGCCGGACGCCATCCGGAACACGGACGACCTGAATCACATGGTGACCGGGTATGACGCGGAAATCCGCTACTCCGACCATCACGTTCAGCAGGTGCTGGACGCCCTGGGCGACCTGAACGACACCGCGGTCATCATCTCGGCGGATCACGGCGAAGCCATGGGGGAGCACGGCATCTACGGCGATCACGTCTGCGCCGATGAGTGCATACACCGGATTCCGCTAATCATCAAGTGGCCTGGGGTGACGCCAATCGGGTCCTCCTGCGGCGATCTGCTATACAACGTGGATCTCAGCGCCACCCTGATCGACCTGGTCGGCGGGGAAGTGCCGGAATACTATGACGGACGGTCCTTCGCGGAGGGACTCGCCACCGGACAGTGCCGCCTGCACGACTACCTGGTCTGGGGCCACGGGCTGTACACGCTGCAGCGTGCGGTGCGGACGCCCGACCACCTCATGATCAGGACTTACGACGACTTCGGATACCGGTTCGACCCGGTGGCCCTGTACGACATGCGGAACGACCCGTACCAGACGCAGAACCTGGCCGATCACCAACCGGAAATCCTGCACAGGATGGATCACTATCTGTCGGAATGGCTGCACGAACAGCGGGTCAAGCCCTACGCCATCCCCGATCCCATGGAGGTCGTGTGGCAGGAACGCCAAACTCCGTAATCACGTCGCGGTCCCTCGCCACGGGCCTCGTCCTGGCCATCGTCCTCAACCTCTGGGTGACCTACGGGACCTATATCCTGCACTCGTCCCGCATGTCGGTGGCCCACCTGCCCATCTCCGCCCTGGCCCTGTTTCTGCTCGTCGTATTCGTATACAATCCCTTCGTCCGGGGCATCGCCCAAAGGGCCGCCTTCACCGGCCGCGAACTGGCGCTGATCTTCTGCATCCTGCTCATTTCGAGCCTTATACCCGGCAAGGCCTTCGTTTCGTACTTCCTGACCATCATTTCGACGCCCTTTTATTTCGCCCAGCCCGAGAACCAGTGGGTGGAGCTGTTCCACCCCTATCTTCCGGGATGGCTCGTGGCGAGCAACCAGAACAACGCCATGGGATGGTTCTACGAAGGATTGCCTCCGGGCGGGACCATACCCTGGTCGCCCTGGATCATACCCGTTGCCTGGTGGATGAGCTTCTTCGTCGCGATATTCGTCGTCGGCGCCTGCGTGGCGACCATATTCCGGAAACAGTGGGTGGATTACGAGCGGCTCACCTTTCCGCTGGTACAGGTCCCCCGGGAGCTCATTGCCGGGGACCAGTCGCCCGGCCGCTGGCCGAACCTGGTCTACGACCGCCTCTTCCAGATCGGATTCGGCCTCGCGCTGGCCGTCGCGGTCTGGAACATCTTCTCCTTCGCCCTGGTCGTACCGCAGCTGCCCGTGGGCACCTTCTTGGAGACGCCGCTCCAGCTGAGCCCGATGTTCCCCTCCATCCCCCTGCGCATCAGCCCCTACATGCTCTGCTTCGGGTATTTCATCAACATCGACATCCTCCTGAGCATCTGGGTCTTCTTCATGCTGGGTCTCTTCGAGATCGGCGCGCTGAATTTCATCGGGCTCAACACGGCCAGCAGCGGTCCCGGCGGCAGCGGCGGCGTCAACGCCCAGTTCTTCGGCGGGTTCCTCGTGTACGTGGGGTACAGCCTCTGGACCGCGCGTCGGCACCTGGAGGGGGTGTTCAGAAAAGCGTTCGGACGTGATGCCGGGAATGAAGTCGGACCGGACGATTCGAAGGAGCTCGTATCATACCGGACCGCCGTGATCGGGTTGCTGCTGGGATCCGCCTTCATCTGCGCCTGGCTTTACCAGTCCGGTCTGTCTCTGCCGGTCATGGCCGTGTTCCTGGCCTTCCTGTTCATTCTCTACTTCGGCACCACGAAGGTCATCGCGGAAACGGGCGTGGTGTTTCTCGACCTGCCCGTGAACGCCCACCAGATCACGGTGCTGTCCCTGGGATCTGGAAATGTGCCGGGACCGAGCCTCACGTCACTGGGCCTGGCGAGCGCCTACGCGCGGAACTGGCGCGGACTGGGGATGGGATCGGTCGTGCTGGCCGACCGCCTGACCGATGGCTTCTGGCCGCGGAAGAAGGGGCTGCTGCTCGTGCTCACCGCCACCTTCCTGGTGAGCATGGTCACGGCGCTGGCTTACTCGATCCAGTCGGGATATGCGATCGGGGCGTACAACTTCGGAGGCGGGGCGTTCACCAATCTGAACACACACTACTATGAAGAGATCGTGACCTGGATGAAGAACCCGCTGTCCCTGGGGCAGAACGAGCCCTGGTTCATGGCGGCGGGCGCGGTGATCTTCCTGGCCCTGCTGAAACTCAGGCACTGGCTGGTCTGGTGGCCCCTCGCCCCGGTGGGATTCGCCATCTGCTTCGCCAGCAATATCCGGGACTCGATCCTGTCCGTCTTCCTCGCCTGGCTCGTCAAGTTCATCCTGCTGAAGGTCGGCACGAACGCATACCGCACGGGCCAGCGGTTCTTCCTGGGCGTGCTGCTAGGATACACCCTGGGCATCGTCCTGTCCTTCATCGCCGATGCCCTGTTCTATCCCGGACAGGGCCACATGATGCACGACTGGTAGCAGGCGGTTACCGGCCGCTAGTACGTACTCTTCGCCGTCGTCAGGGGACACCACCGCGAGGCCTGCAGCCAGTGCAGCAGCGTGCGCAGTGCCTCCGGCGTGCCGATCTGTTCAAGGGCGATGGCGGCCTGGCCCTGCACGTACCGGTTTTCATCGTAGCACGCGTCCGCGAGATGCGGAATGGCCGTCTGGGCCTCGTCCCCGAACCGGGCCAGCGCGTAGGCGCTCCTGGAACGCACCTGCTCGTCCTCGTCCTTCATCATGCCGACCAGCGCGGGAACGGACGCATCCGCGGCCAGCTTGATCTGGCCCAGGGCATCGGCCACGTTTTGGCGGACAAAGGGCGACGGGTCGTCTGTCAGATCTGCCAGGCGCCCCGCAACCGAAGGGTTGTGGTGCCGGATGTCTCCGAGGGCGTAGACCGCGTAGCCCCGGACGCGTTCGTTTCCGTGTCCGAGCAGGGAGACCAGCGGTTCGACGGCCGCGGCGCCCAGCGCGCCGAGCCCGTAGCACGCTTCCCGCCGGACTTCGTCCTGTTCGTGCTGAATCGCCTCGAGGAGATGCGGAAGCGCGGCCTCACCGCACTCCGCCAGGGTATAGGCCGCGTGCAGGCGCTTCTGTTCGAGTTCGTGGGTCAGATCGCCGGCGAGCGCTTCGACGTGTTCCGCGCCTTCCCGCCGGGTCCCGGCCGACCAGTTTCCGGCAAGCCAGTGCCACATGTTCCGCCACATGGCGCTCCGGGGATCTTCCGACAGGTTTCCGAGGTCGATATCATCGCATTGCCGGTTCCACCACGGGCGCTCGGGCTCCGACATCCGCGTGAACTGGAACTTCATCATGTACCGGACCTTGTCCGTCTGGTTCGGAAACGCCCGGTGCCATAGATCGAAGTGTATGATGGTAACGGTTCCCGCCTTGCCGCTTGCGGGGAACCCGTCGGGGACGGACCCGTTCCCGCCGACCGTCTCCTCGCGGGACTCGACGTAGTGGCTGCCCGGTATCACCCCCGTCGGACCGATTTCCACCGGGGTGTCCTGGGGATAGTACATGGCCATGATCCAGCGCGGATGGTGGTCCCGCACCTTGGTATATCCCCAGTAGCTGTCCTTGTGCCAGGCGCCTCCCCGGCTGTTCGGCGGGTTCACGTGCGGGTGGCGGTGGGCGTGCATGACGTAGTCCGGTCCAAGCAGGCTCGTCAGCGCGCCCTGCACCCTGGGATCGTCGTAGACCTGTTGGATCTCGGGCACACGAGGCAGCAGGTTGTTTCCCGGATTCCCGTCTTCGTCGATGATCGCCTTCGTTTTCTCGTATATGTCATCATGCAGCGCGGCCGGCTTTTCCACGCTGATCACGTGATAGCCGTTCACGATGAAGTCGCGCATGGCGTCATCGTCGAAAAGGTAGGTTCTGTCCACCATGAGTCACTGCTCCTTTTTAGTATGGCTCCCTTTGGCATGGCGGCCGGCCAGGACGGTCGCCATCCACGATGGTCGACATGACGGGCCCCACACGGTTCGTTCGAGTCGCGATAGCGACCAGATGCAATCTTTCATCCATCAGTGAAGCAGACCGACATATCTTCAAGAAACGCTTCAGGTTCCACGGGTTTAAACCGGTTCTCGAACCACGGCCGGGAGGTCATTTCCGTGTCGCCAAGCTTCTCCACGCTTCCACGAGGCAGACGTTCCAGGCTCTCCCTGATGACGTCCGCGGCAGACCCCGATGCCCGGACTTCCAGGTTCCCATCCTCGCAGTCGTAAAACCAGACGGATTTCAGCCTTCCGCTCAACAGTCTGTACGCATAATGCGAAAGCGGTTCATCCACGGTACCGGGTTTGAATGAAGCCGGCCAGAACAGGCGGTTGACCTGGAGGCGGAATGCCGTCTCGAGCATGCCGGCCGGCGTCGCCGGACAGAGATGCCAGTTGGTTTCCGGCCAGACGTCAAGCCATCCCCAGGCACTTCCCATCTCCGGGATGGAGAGGTCCCGGTCACCGCTTCGCGTGTGAACGCGCCCATCCCGTCCCCCGATGAACACGTGATGCTGGGGATAATTGAAGAACTCGCTCCCTTGCAACCGGAGGCAGTCGTAGAACCCGGTCGCCAGGCCGAGGACGGCGCCGGCCAACCCGAACACGCCGTCTTCCAACCGGGGTGAGACCAGTCCCACGCGGTCCTGCGGATGGTAATCGGGATACGCTTCGGAAAAGGACAGGACTTCCGACTTCGAATCCTGCCGCCGGCGATAGAAGAAGTTCGATTGCGTTATGCGTTCGCTGGTATGCAAAACATCACCCGTTTCGCACGTATGATGTTCCTTATTGATTCGCCGCGTAATTACCGGACTAGCCGGCTGCGCGTCAAGCAGAATATCCCAGGCTCATGCGGTTACGGGACCGAGTCCACGACGGTTTCCGGATGCTCGTCCAGCTTCAATTCGACCATCTCGATACCGGATTCCTCCACCAGCCAGTCATACACCTTTTCGACGGACTTCGTGTAGGCGTACTCCTCTGCGTAGACCACCCGGCGAATCCCCGCCTGGATGGACTTTTTAAGACAGCCCAGGCAGGGCTTGTTGGTCGTGTAGAGCGTGGCGCCGCTCGTCGACGACCCGTGGCGCGCGGCGAAGACGATGGCGTTTTCCTCGGCGTGTATGCAGACGCATTCGTCGAGGTTCGCGCCGGACGGCCCGTCCGAGTTGCATCGCTTGCATCCGCCGTCGAAGCAGTTGGGTATGCCCATGGGGGTGCCGTTGTAGCCCGTGCTGGTGATGATCTTTTCGTTCACGATCACGGCGCCGATGTGCCGGCGAATGCAGTTCGATCGCGCCGAAACGGCATAGGCGATGCGCAGGAAATACTCGTCCCAGGAGATTCTATCCATTCACTGCTCCTTCACCGGTTGAGATCCCTTCAGAAACCGTTTGTAGTACGAGTGGGCAAGGAACGTCACCGGCAGCGCGATCAGCAGCCCCAGGATACCCAGCAGTTTTCCCCAGATGGACAGGGAAAGGAGGATCACGGCCGGGTTGAACCCGGTTGCCTTGCCCATAATTCTGGGCACCAGGATGGCGTCCTGGATGACCTGTACGACGGCGAACACGGCCAGGACGAGGACGAGCATGATCCAGATGCTCTCGCCGGCGCCCAGGGCTCCGACAATCGCGAAAAGCACCGCCGGGATGAGGCCCACGACCTGCAGGTAGGGCACCATGTTGAGCAGCCCGATGAAAAGGCCCAGCAAAATCCCCATGGGCAGGCCGATCAGCCAGAAGCCCAGCGCGAAGAGCAGTCCGACGATGAAGGCGATGAGGGCCTGGGCGCGGAAATAGACCCGCATGGCCCTCGTAAAGTCGGATACGACGTCGAGTACGACCTGCCGGTACTGGTCGGGGATCAGTTCCTTCCAGCCTTCGGAGATCTCGTCGAAGTCCAACAGGATGAAAACCAGGTAGAGCAGGATGACGATGACGACCGCGAGCCCGATGATGAAGCTGATGGTGCCTGAGAATACCCCCCAGATGCCGGGCAGGACCTGTTGAAAGAACAGCCGGATGTTTTCGAAGTTCAGCAGCTGGACCAGTTCTTCAAACCGGACCAGGTCCGCGATGTATATCCTGATTTCCTCCGGAACATAGTCCTGCAGTCTCGCCTGCCACTGGTCCGCGTCCACCAGCCCGGAGAGCAGCCGCTGCATCTGCGCGACTTCGGACACGACCATCGGGATCAGGAGGGAAAGGAACAGGACCACGGCGGCGAGGATGATCGTCAGGCTCAGCAGTACGGAGACGATTCGTTGCTTGAAGGGCAGTTTCCGTTGCAGCCAGGAAGTCAGGGGATTGATCAGGTAGGCGAGCAGCAGTGCGACGGCAAAGGGTATGAGCACGTCGCTCAGATAAGCGACAAGGGTGATCAACAGCCAGATCACGCCCACGGCGATTGCGATGCGGACTACGCGGTCGAAGGTAATGGGGCTTTCGGACAGCATGAGCATGACCCGGGATGGAACACCGATCTTGACGAAAACGCCGTGTAATCAAGTAGGCGCGGTGATGGCGGATGTCAAGCAAATACAGGACGACGGACAATCTCTTGACCTGCCTTCGCCGGCGGGCCTATATTGACCGCTCATCGACGGTACAGACGACTCAGAATCAGCTAACCCCGGAATCCCATGCACAAGGTACTTTCCGTACTTTCCGTCCTGCTGCTGGCCGCGGCCATCCTGGCGCCGGCCGGTGTTTCCCATGCCCAGTACACGAATTCCGTCGGCGTCGCGCTTCCGGCCGACGCGGCGCCGCCCGACCGGCAGGTATTCCGGGTGATGAGCCCGGAACCGCGCAGCCTCGACATCCAGATCAATCTGTACGACGGGGAATCCACGCTCCTCCCCTTCGAGACCCTGCTCATCCGGGACGAACTCTGGCAGCCCATTCCAGGCGCCGCCACCCACTATGACGTCTCCGACGACGCCATGGAATGGACGTTCCACCTGCGGCCCGGCGCCCGGTGGAGCGACGGCAGGCCCGTAACGGCCCACGACTTCGTCTTTGCTTTCAGACGGATGCTGGATCCGGCCAACGCCAATCCCTACGCCTTCTTCTACTACGACATAAGGAACGCGAAGGCCATCAGCCTCGGAGAGATCACCGACCTGACCCGGCTCGGGGTCCGCGCCGTCGACGATCTCACACTCCAGGTGGAAATGGAGCGCGGCGCGCCCCATTTCCCCCACGTGGTATCCTTCGGACTGGCGTACCCGGCGCCGCGCTGGGCCGTGGAAAAACACGGACGGAAGTGGACCGAGGTCGACAATATCGTGTCGAACTCCGGTTTCAGGATGGCCGAGTGGGCCACGGGCAGCCACATGACCTTCGTCCCCGATCCCATGTACAACGGCCCCCACAAGCCCCTGCTGGAAAAGGTCATCCATCCATTCCGCTACGCGGCGGCACAGACCGTCCTGGCCTATGAGAACAACGAGGTGGACGTGGAGACGGTCGATATCAACGACATGGACCGGATAGAACGGCATCCCGTACTGAGCCGGGAACTCGTGAAGACGCCGGGAAGAACGACCTGGTACCTGTTCTTCAAGGTAGCGGAGCCGCCCTTCGACGACATCCGCGTGAGAGAAGCCTTCGCCCGGGCGCTGGACCGGGACGCGATTTGCCGGGTCGTCCTCAGGGGCGCGGCGGCGCCGGCCTATTCCATGATGCCGCCCGACTTCAAGGAATACAACGGCGACGCGATGAAACCGTACCAGGCATTCGATCCGGCCCGCGCGAAGGCGCTGATGCGTGAGGCCGGCTATCCGAACGGCAGGGGGTTTCCGAGACAGGAAATGTGGTTGCGCGCGCCGACGCCGTCCATGAAGATGGCCGGCGAGGCCATTCAAAGCATGCTGATGGAACACCTGGGGGTCAACGTCACCGTTCGTACGCTCGACCGGACGGCCTACATGAGCAAGCTGTACAACTGGGAAATGGACTTCGGCTTTCTCCGGTTCGTCGCCGATTACATGGATCCACGCAACATGCTCGACATGACGTGGCACTCCCAGCCGAAAGGCGCGGGACGGCACGACTGGGCACGGCCCGAATTCGACGCGCTGGTCGAGAGAGCCGGGGCCGCACTGGACCCGGCCATGCGAACGGACCTCTACAGGCAGGCGGAGGAGATACTCGTGGGGGACTACGCCGCCGCCTTCGTCTTCCATCCCCTGACGCTTCAGCTCCGCAAGTCCAGCCTCAAGGGCTATTCCAGGGATTACGACGGGATCGTGGGCGCCCTCATGTATTCCCGGCTATACAAGACACGGGAGTAGGGGAGAGTAACACCGAATACCGTTCACCGTTCAGACCGAGGGAACCGGACAGGCGACCCGCAACGCGCCGGGCACCGCGATGATCTCCGCGGGAGTCTCGCCTGCGGGCTCGCCGTCGGCGAACAGTACGACCGGCCGCTCCGTTTCCATGCTCAGACGGCCCGTCCTGTAGGAAAAGATGTCGGGGTGGGTCAGGTGTCCGCCCCAGTATACCCGGGGAAACACGCGCAGGATGCGGCCCGCGCTCATCATGCGAACGAGGCAGATGTCGAGGGCACCGTCCACCGGGCTGGCGTTCGGCACGATCCTGATCCCGCCGCCGTACGTGCTGGTATTCCCGGTGGCCGCGAGCAGGACCGTCTGGTCGATGGTGCCGAAGTCTCCGGTCATGCGCAGGGCCACGCCGCGATAGACGCGAAGCATGCGCGCCAGGCCCCAGAGATAGGCCGCCGTGCCCTTGAACGGAACCTGCCCTTCGTACACCAGCCTGGCCACCTCCGAATCGAATCCCAGCGTCACCACCGTCGCGAAGTACCGGTCGTTCACCTTGCCCAGGTCGAAGGGACGGACATAGCCCTGCTGCAGGACGGATGCGGCCTTTTCGGGCGGGGACGGTATCTCCATCGCCCGGGCGAAATCGTTGCCGCGTCCGCAGGGCAGGATGCCGAGCGCGACGTCCGTTCCGGCCAGCCCGTTCACCACCTCGTGGACGGTTCCGTCGCCCCCGCAGGCGGCCACGCAGGCATACCCCTCCTGCACCGCTTCCGCCGCGAATGCTTCCGCCTCGCCCCGGGCCGAGGTAGGGCGGATCTCGACGTCCGCATGGTTTGCGGCCAACAGGTCCCGCACCCGCTCCGCGTATCTCATACCGCGTCCGCTGCCCGATGTCGGGTTCGCGACGATAAGCGTCTTACCGGTCATTTACTTTCTCCAGACGAAGTCGACTGCGCCGACCCCGCGCGCGGCGCAACACATCCCTGGACCCGGATGCGCCCGGCCGGAGCCCGGAAGCGCCCGGCCGGAGCCTGGTAGCGCCCGTCGGGTCCCCGGACCGAACATCTTGACAGGGGCAGGCCCCCGTCCTAAGATAGTGGGCTGGCCGGACAAAGCCAATGCAACCCACCGGATTGAAGGTCGCAAGGACGTATATCGCGCAAGGACCTACACCGAACAAGATCGAAATCGTCCATCATCCGGACCACGGTATGACTGACTACAGAAGGCTCTTCGATTTGACCGGCCGAAACGCGCTGGTCGTCGGCGGCGGTAGCGGCATCGGCCGCAGTTCGGCCCGGTGCCTGGCCCAGTTCGGCGCCCACGTGGTCTGCGCGGACGTGCGGCAGGTGGCGGCAGAATCCGTCCTGGCGGAGATTCGCAAGGACGGCGGCTCGGCCGAAGCGGTAACGCTGGACATGCGAGATACGGGTCAAATTCAGCGCGTGCTCGACCGGATTGCTCCCCCGGACGTCCTCGTCAGCACGCCCGGCGTCAACATACGCAAACCGCTCCTCGAGTACACCGACGAGGAGTACGACCGGGTCGTCGACCTCAACCTGAAAGGCACCTTCCGCCTGGTGCGCGAAGTCGCCCGGTCCATGTCCGAGAAGAGCGGGGGCAGTATCATCGTCTTCTCGAGTATTCGATCACAGGTCGTAGAGCCCGGCCAGGGCGTCTACGCCGCGACTAAGTCCGGCGTGGTGCTCATGATCCGCGCGCTGGCGGCCGAACTCGCCGACCGGGGCGTGCGGGCCAACGCCATTGCCCCGGGCGTGGTGGACACACCGCTGACCGCCCAGATCAAGCAGCATCCGGAGTGGTACGGCGCGTACGCCGACAAGA
This genomic window contains:
- a CDS encoding dCMP deaminase family protein, which codes for MDRISWDEYFLRIAYAVSARSNCIRRHIGAVIVNEKIITSTGYNGTPMGIPNCFDGGCKRCNSDGPSGANLDECVCIHAEENAIVFAARHGSSTSGATLYTTNKPCLGCLKKSIQAGIRRVVYAEEYAYTKSVEKVYDWLVEESGIEMVELKLDEHPETVVDSVP
- a CDS encoding sulfatase-like hydrolase/transferase → MRIVFFDIDSLRPDHLGCYGYGRPTSPAIDEIAAQGMRFDRYYCADSPCMPSRHGWITGRFGINNGVVTHGGPASKLHILEQRYGGPDERNQLVQRRLRQHVYDTVCFSNFPTRHCATWFGLGWSEFHSPNLKTGSETADEVNEAVLRWIAANGGRDDFLLYINYWDPHRVYEAPRDGFDRMAAQPPAVDWPDEEAIRGHQDIDGWFTASHLFPGDRPSPTANMPDAIRNTDDLNHMVTGYDAEIRYSDHHVQQVLDALGDLNDTAVIISADHGEAMGEHGIYGDHVCADECIHRIPLIIKWPGVTPIGSSCGDLLYNVDLSATLIDLVGGEVPEYYDGRSFAEGLATGQCRLHDYLVWGHGLYTLQRAVRTPDHLMIRTYDDFGYRFDPVALYDMRNDPYQTQNLADHQPEILHRMDHYLSEWLHEQRVKPYAIPDPMEVVWQERQTP
- a CDS encoding AI-2E family transporter — translated: MLMLSESPITFDRVVRIAIAVGVIWLLITLVAYLSDVLIPFAVALLLAYLINPLTSWLQRKLPFKQRIVSVLLSLTIILAAVVLFLSLLIPMVVSEVAQMQRLLSGLVDADQWQARLQDYVPEEIRIYIADLVRFEELVQLLNFENIRLFFQQVLPGIWGVFSGTISFIIGLAVVIVILLYLVFILLDFDEISEGWKELIPDQYRQVVLDVVSDFTRAMRVYFRAQALIAFIVGLLFALGFWLIGLPMGILLGLFIGLLNMVPYLQVVGLIPAVLFAIVGALGAGESIWIMLVLVLAVFAVVQVIQDAILVPRIMGKATGFNPAVILLSLSIWGKLLGILGLLIALPVTFLAHSYYKRFLKGSQPVKEQ
- a CDS encoding phytanoyl-CoA dioxygenase; the encoded protein is MVDRTYLFDDDAMRDFIVNGYHVISVEKPAALHDDIYEKTKAIIDEDGNPGNNLLPRVPEIQQVYDDPRVQGALTSLLGPDYVMHAHRHPHVNPPNSRGGAWHKDSYWGYTKVRDHHPRWIMAMYYPQDTPVEIGPTGVIPGSHYVESREETVGGNGSVPDGFPASGKAGTVTIIHFDLWHRAFPNQTDKVRYMMKFQFTRMSEPERPWWNRQCDDIDLGNLSEDPRSAMWRNMWHWLAGNWSAGTRREGAEHVEALAGDLTHELEQKRLHAAYTLAECGEAALPHLLEAIQHEQDEVRREACYGLGALGAAAVEPLVSLLGHGNERVRGYAVYALGDIRHHNPSVAGRLADLTDDPSPFVRQNVADALGQIKLAADASVPALVGMMKDEDEQVRSRSAYALARFGDEAQTAIPHLADACYDENRYVQGQAAIALEQIGTPEALRTLLHWLQASRWCPLTTAKSTY
- a CDS encoding peptide ABC transporter substrate-binding protein — translated: MHKVLSVLSVLLLAAAILAPAGVSHAQYTNSVGVALPADAAPPDRQVFRVMSPEPRSLDIQINLYDGESTLLPFETLLIRDELWQPIPGAATHYDVSDDAMEWTFHLRPGARWSDGRPVTAHDFVFAFRRMLDPANANPYAFFYYDIRNAKAISLGEITDLTRLGVRAVDDLTLQVEMERGAPHFPHVVSFGLAYPAPRWAVEKHGRKWTEVDNIVSNSGFRMAEWATGSHMTFVPDPMYNGPHKPLLEKVIHPFRYAAAQTVLAYENNEVDVETVDINDMDRIERHPVLSRELVKTPGRTTWYLFFKVAEPPFDDIRVREAFARALDRDAICRVVLRGAAAPAYSMMPPDFKEYNGDAMKPYQAFDPARAKALMREAGYPNGRGFPRQEMWLRAPTPSMKMAGEAIQSMLMEHLGVNVTVRTLDRTAYMSKLYNWEMDFGFLRFVADYMDPRNMLDMTWHSQPKGAGRHDWARPEFDALVERAGAALDPAMRTDLYRQAEEILVGDYAAAFVFHPLTLQLRKSSLKGYSRDYDGIVGALMYSRLYKTRE